The Vicia villosa cultivar HV-30 ecotype Madison, WI unplaced genomic scaffold, Vvil1.0 ctg.000538F_1_1, whole genome shotgun sequence genome window below encodes:
- the LOC131629224 gene encoding ACT domain-containing protein ACR4-like — protein sequence MDFWTSSLPLDDEFQKLVIRMNPPKVTVDNSSSRTTTLIKVDSANKRGSLLEVVQVLTDMNLIVRRAYISSDGEWFMDVFHVTDQNGKKCLQEDVADRIQQSLGPRIRSFRSVRRSVGVQAAVEHTTIELTGRDRPGLLSEVFAILTDLKCNVVAAEVWTHNSRMASVVYITDDATGLPIDNHDRLAKIKHLLLYVLRGDIDKKNANTAVSFCSTHKERRLHQLMYADRDYDKYDGDYSCSTSDRNKLNVTVDDCIDKGYTVVNLRCPDRPKLLFDTICTLTDMQYVVYHGTVSAEGSEAYQEYYIRHVDGYPISSEAERQRVIHCLEAAVRRRTSEGIKLELCGEDRVGLLSDVTRIFRENGLSVNRAEVTTRGSQAMNVFYVTDVSGNPVKSETIEAVRKEIGSSILRVKDDDMCTNSPSQGSGKFSLRDIVRSRSEKFLYNLGLMKSYS from the exons ATGGATTTTTGgacttcttctctccctcttgacGATGAATTCCAAAAGCTTGTAATTCGAATGAATCCTCCAAA gGTAACTGTGGATAATTCTTCAAGCAGAACAACCACTTTGATAAAG GTTGATAGTGCAAATAAGCGTGGAAGTTTGTTGGAAGTTGTTCAAGTTCTTACTGATATGAATCTCATTGTTAGAAGAGCTTATATTTCATCTGATGGAGAATGGTTTATGGATG TTTTTCATGTTACTGATCAAAATGGGAAAAAGTGTCTTCAAGAAGATGTTGCTGACAGAATTCAACAG TCACTCGGTCCAAGAATCCGGAGTTTCCGGTCAGTGAGAAGGTCGGTCGGAGTTCAAGCTGCGGTCGAGCATACGACGATCGAGTTAACAGGACGAGATAGGCCGGGATTGCTTTCAGAAGTTTTTGCCATTCTCACTGACCTCAAATGCAATGTGGTAGCGGCTGAAGTCTGGACTCACAATTCAAGAATGGCGTCAGTAGTTTATATCACTGACGATGCAACAGGATTGCCGATTGACAATCACGACCGCCTCGCCAAAATTAAGCATCTCCTGCTTTATGTCCTGAGAGGAGACATTGACAAGAAGAACGCAAACACTGCTGTTTCGTTTTGTTCGACTCATAAGGAAAGGAGGCTGCATCAGCTGATGTATGCTGATCGCGATTACGACAAATATGATGGCGATTATTCTTGCTCAACAAGTGACAGAAACAAGCTCAATGTAACTGTTGATGATTGCATTGACAAGGGATATACGGTCGTGAACTTGAGGTGTCCGGATCGACCAAAGTTACTATTCGATACTATTTGTACACTCACTGACATGCAGTATGTTGTGTACCATGGAACTGTCAGCGCTGAAGGATCAGAAGCATATCAG GAATACTACATAAGGCATGTGGATGGATATCCTATCAGTTCTGAAGCAGAAAGGCAAAGAGTGATTCACTGCTTGGAGGCCGCTGTTAGGAGACGAACTTCTGAG GGAATAAAACTAGAACTCTGCGGTGAAGACAGAGTTGGCCTTTTATCCGATGTAACTCGCATCTTTAGAGAAAACGGCCTTTCAGTCAACCGCGCTGAGGTCACAACAAGGGGTTCACAAGCCATGAATGTTTTCTACGTGACGGACGTGTCTGGAAATCCGGTCAAGAGTGAAACAATTGAGGCGGTTCGAAAAGAGATTGGATCGTCTATACTGCGTGTAAAGGACGACGACATGTGCACGAATTCTCCGTCCCAAGGGAGTGGAAAATTTTCTTTACGCGATATCGTTCGATCGAGGTCCGAGAAGTTTCTTTACAATTTAGGTCTGATGAAGTCTTATTCTTGA